The Setaria viridis chromosome 6, Setaria_viridis_v4.0, whole genome shotgun sequence genome includes the window GTACGCACCTTGCTTTCCCCCTCCCacgtgttcttttttttttctgaaactgtCTTTGGCAGCCCTGGTACAGTAGCGCTATGTGTTAGTTGTCGCTTGTCAGAAGCAGCGTATAGCACTAGCAGAGTCTATCACGCACCGGCCGGAGGGgagccagcaggcagcagcaagcACAACTCTATCCTGATGCTCCTGCATGCACTAGCACGGGACGACGGGCATACGACAAACAGAGGCGGGGCCGTGCCTGACCGACGCCAACAGAACGACATCGCTGCATCGGCTGACCTGCACCAGCTCCAATTCAGCATGGTCGCCAGATGCTGATCCATCGGTGGCTCGGCGCCCGTACGTAGGGGTAGCTTCCTTACCGCGGGCTGAAACGGCGGCAAAGAGCCTCGCTGAACTGCCCTCACGTAGCCATCGACACCATACCGCCAGCTGAAATACCCCCTCACGTAGCGGTACGCCGTACCGCCGGCTAAAACGGCGGTaaggccttttttatttttatatttttttataattttgcaAAGATATATAGTCGAAtcaaaaatttgtaaaaatagGCTTATACCGCCGGCTGAAACGACGGTAAGGCCTTTACCGTCGTTTCAGCCGGCGGTATAAGCctatttttacaaattttttattcgactatatatttttgcaaaatcataaaaaaatataaaaataaaaaaattcagctTGCGTACTCCGTGTGCACTCTGCGACtggcctctcctcctccacctgcgcACGAACAGACAGAAGAAATACAAGAACACCAAGAACAACCCCTTCACTTCAAATCACAAGAACTCCTTCCATACTTCACGGATCAAAATGAAACTTGAGATAAGGAAGCAATACCCCAAGGGCAAATAGATCTATGAGACAAATCAAAAAAATCTCAAGTATTAATCACAAAATTTGGAGAAAACCGAATACCCTAACTCAAACACGATTTTGGgggaaattcaaaattcaaggAATTTGGAGGGGGATCATATCAAAGATGCTCCCTAAGGTCCTAGCAGCATTTTCCTTCAACCAATTTCATGAGATTCAGGCTCCAAACCAATGAAAGAAAAACACAAGAAAATCTCATGAAAATAGAGTAAAAGGGAAATATCTAAGAACAAGATGGGAGAGGCAAGACTTGACGAATTAGTCAGATCATGGATTAAGCAAATAAGTCAAGATCTTAATATAAGGATAGGAAGCCACCCTCATCCTCCCACTCTTGATTTCACATGAAGCACCTATCTAGCCtggccaaaagaaaaaagcaacgagaagaagaaaaggcacACAACCAGAACACTACACCTACCCCATCAACCAGCCATCCCATTGTATATAAGGTTCATGGCTAAAGACTAAATTACCCCTACAACTGTAACTAAGATAACCGCCCAGCCCACACAGAAGCATTTTGATCTAGATTTTTATCAGCGCATCGGACAGACACGCCACCTTTATTTTGCCTCATTATTAAACGACTCATGATGAATAATGAGTCGAGCCTTAACAAGTTGAGATGGCTCGTCAACCTACCCAACTGGTGAGGCACGATTACTTACCGAGCCATACCATGACATCCCATAGGCTTCCACTAGGACCCAATCATGGCACAAGGTATATCCTTGGTCATGTTGTTCCAACCTGTGAGCCCGTGGGCGTGTGCCAGCCCGCTCAGCCCATATCACACCAAAAAATCAATGAAAAAAAGTTTTATAGTTTCACACACCATTTGTCATTAATCGAGTGTCATAAATCGTGACTAGTGGCGTTCCTTATTTTGGTACGTCACTGAGATAATAATGAATGAAAATTCGTCCCACAAGTCTTCATAAACTGACTCGTGCGTTGCATGCTACATCAGACCATAGTCTCATGTGGCACGACCGTTGTGATGAACTGTTTCATCATAGATTGAATTATGCCTAGTTGTTATTGGACCGATCCAAATAATTGCTGTCGTCGTAGATTGATTTGGGCCTAACTTGTTGCGCTGAGCCCAATAATTTGCTGCCATCGTAGATTAAAATGACTCAAAAATAATTCTCAAAATAGACCGACCGTGCCCGCAATGACATTAAACTTGTGAGGGCACGATaaggaaagtttttttttcttgatgatCCCTATCAGCATATTATTTGTGGATAATAAAAAGCAAGTATTTTCCTTGATTAATATTTTCGCTTCCCTTTGGTACGATTACAACTTTCCATCGAACTTAATTCGTAGAGAGTTATAGTTTGTAACCATACTTGCCAAGAAACTTATATGGATCGGAGTCCATGTCCATATAGGTTACGTTCATCTCTTCATATATACGTGGGACTCAGCTCGGCCGTGGCCCAACTCACCAAGGACCAACGACGTCTAGCCGTCTACACGTTCCCACGCCAGGGCTCCCAACCATCCACGCGCTctcgtcatcgccgccgccgtgcgtaGATCAGCAGCCACCGATCGCATAGATCATCCATGGCTACAACAACATCCAGGACGACCTTCAAGGTCCCTGGGTTAGCTACCTCCGACGGGATCTTGGTCATATGGCCCCACTTCCACCGGTCCGCGGTCTTCACCGCCGGCGGCTACTACGACTGGTCCATctgctactacccggacagccTCTACGACAGCGACAGCATCGACCTCTGCCTGCAGCTCGAGTCCAGGGGCACGGAGGTGACGATATCGTCCAGCGTCAGCCTCCTCGATCCCAAGGCCACCCTGCCGCCGTTGAATCTGGTGAAGCCATCGCCGCCGTTGAGGTTCGACTCCGAGGATGAGGACAGAAGGATGGTGACACACTGGGTGCCCAAGAGGGTGCTGAGAGAGGCCCTACGCCACGGGTACCTGCAGGGGCAAAGCGGCCTCTTGTTTCAGTGGACAATCACCGTGATTTATGTGCCAGAGCCGGAGCTGATGATCCCTGTACCAGAGCTGATGCCGATGCCGATGCTGGAGCCGGAGCTGACGCCGGTACAGGAGCCAAGGCCCGAGGTCCCAACAGCAGATGTGGTGCCGGAACCCATGTCCGATGTCCCAGATGTGGCGCCGTTGTCCATGGTCCCAGCGACGGACGTGACATACTCGGTTTGGGGATTGCTTTTCCACGCCCACAAGGCCATACTCGCAGCGCAGTCACCGGTTTTCAAGGCGGAGCTGTCCGAAGCAATGAAGAAGAAGCAGGCAATCGGAGCACCGGCGGCCATCATCAAGGTCGACGGCATGCGGCCTGATGTTTTCGAGGCCCTTCTGAGC containing:
- the LOC117860708 gene encoding BTB/POZ and MATH domain-containing protein 2, whose product is MATTTSRTTFKVPGLATSDGILVIWPHFHRSAVFTAGGYYDWSICYYPDSLYDSDSIDLCLQLESRGTEVTISSSVSLLDPKATLPPLNLVKPSPPLRFDSEDEDRRMVTHWVPKRVLREALRHGYLQGQSGLLFQWTITVIYVPEPELMIPVPELMPMPMLEPELTPVQEPRPEVPTADVVPEPMSDVPDVAPLSMVPATDVTYSVWGLLFHAHKAILAAQSPVFKAELSEAMKKKQAIGAPAAIIKVDGMRPDVFEALLSYIYTDALPDTEGQSDEDDDATQMMCDLLVAADRYDLERLKLLCERELSKIVDVENVAKMLAFADDHYCCALQDACIEFMVTSGRMEEVVETPGYQLLRRKHPLILVDVLEKFLIFHNVY